One region of Cydia pomonella isolate Wapato2018A chromosome 25, ilCydPomo1, whole genome shotgun sequence genomic DNA includes:
- the LOC133531770 gene encoding putative pre-mRNA-splicing factor ATP-dependent RNA helicase PRP1, with protein sequence MSKRRIEVMDPFIKKKREEKAAAAAAKGEKGESSDSAATLGSAMPPTATSTPGVNPLTGLPHSQRYHELLRRRLGLPVWEYKNDFMRLLNTHQCVVLVGETGSGKTTQIPQWSVEFAAVTAGKSKGVACTQPRRVAAMSVAQRVAEEMDVVLGQQVGYSIRFEDCSGPHTLLKYMTDGMLLREAMSDPMLDQYRVILLDEAHERTLATDILMGVLKEVIKQRPDLKLVIMSATLDAGKFQQYFDNAPLMNVPGRTHPVEIFYTPQPERDYLEAAIRTVVQIHICEEIAGDILLFLTGQEEIEDACKRIKREIDNLGPDAGELKCIPLYSTLPPNLQQRIFEPAPPNRSNGAIGRKVVVSTNIAETSLTIDGVVFVIDPGFAKQKVYNPRIRVESLLVSPISKASAQQRAGRAGRTRPGKCFRLYTEKAYKNEMQDNTYPEILRSNLGSVVLQLKKLGIDDLVHFDFMDPPAPETLMRALELLNYLAALDDDGNLTDLGAVMAEFPLDPQLAKMLIASCNHNCSNEILSITAMLSVPQCFVRPNEARKAADEAKMRFAHIDGDHLTLLNVYHAFKQNMEDPHWCYDNFINYRSLKSGDNVRQQLSRIMDRFNLKRTSTEFTSKDYYINIRKALVNGFFMQVAHLERTGHYLTVKDNQIVQLHPSTCLDHKPDWVIYNEFVLTTKNYIRTVTDIKREY encoded by the exons ATGTCTAAACGACGAATTGAAGTCATGGACCCCTTCATTAAGAAGAAAAG AGAGGAAAAGGCTGCCGCAGCGGCCGCTAAAGGGGAGAAGGGGGAGAGTTCAGACAGTGCGGCTACTCTGGGCTCCGCCATGCCGCCTACTGCCACCAGCACGCCAGGAGTCAATCCGCTTACAG GTCTCCCCCACTCGCAGCGCTACCACGAGCTCCTCCGGCGCCGCCTCGGCCTCCCCGTGTGGGAGTACAAGAACGACTTCATGAGACTCCTCAACACGCACCAGTGTGTTGTGCTCGTCGGCGAAACCGGCTCTGGCAAGACCACGCAAATACCGCAGTGGAGCGTTGAATTTGCTGCTGTCACTGCTGGGAAATCTAAAGGAGTCGCTTGTACGCAACCAAGGAGAGTAGCCGCTATGTCTGTAGCTCAGCGAGTTGCTGAGGAAATGGATGTAGTACTCGGCCAGCAAGTCGGTTACAGCATCCGTTTTGAAGACTGCTCTGGACCACACACCTTACTCAAATACATGACAGATGGTATGTTGCTACGAGAAGCCATGTCTGACCCTATGCTAGACCAGTACAGAGTGATTCTACTTGACGAAGCCCATGAAAGGACACTAGCTACAGATATTTTGATGGGAGTTCTAAAAGAGGTTATCAAGCAGCGCCCAGATTTGAAACTAGTTATTATGTCTGCCACGTTAGATGCTGGTAAATTCCAGCAGTATTTCGATAATGCTCCGCTCATGAACGTACCAGGTCGTACTCATCCAGTAGAAATATTCTACACACCGCAGCCTGAACGAGACTATCTAGAAGCGGCCATTCGTACTGTAGTCCAAATTCATATATGTGAAGAAATTGCTGGCGATATACTTCTATTCCTAACTGGCCAAGAAGAAATAGAAGACGCATGTAAGAGAATTAAAAGAGAAATAGACAATTTAGGACCAGATGCTGGAGAGTTAAAGTGTATACCGCTATATTCAACCTTGCCACCGAATCTCCAGCAACGGATCTTCGAACCAGCACCACCAAACAGGTCAAATGGAGCAATAGGAAGGAAGGTGGTGGTGTCAACCAATATTGCTGAGACTTCTCTGACCATTGACGGGGTAGTGTTCGTGATTGATCCAGGATTCGCGAAACAGAAGGTGTATAATCCTCGTATCAGAGTGGAATCGCTTTTGGTGTCTCCAATTAGTAAG GCGTCGGCGCAGCAGCGCGCCGGGCGCGCGGGCCGCACGCGGCCGGGCAAGTGCTTCCGGCTGTACACGGAGAAGGCCTACAAGAACGAGATGCAGGACAACACCTACCCCGAGATCTTGAG ATCGAACTTAGGGTCTGTAGTTTTGCAGTTGAAAAAGCTGGGCATAGACGACCTGGTGCATTTTGACTTCATGGACCCACCGGCCCCGGAGACCCTTATGAGAGCATTGGAGCTTCTCAACTATCTGGCTGCCTTGG ACGATGATGGAAACCTGACAGACCTCGGCGCGGTGATGGCGGAGTTCCCGCTCGACCCTCAACTGGCTAAAATGCTGATCGCCAGCTGTAACCACAACTGCTCCAACGAGATACTCTCCATCACAGCCATGCTGTCTG TGCCGCAGTGCTTCGTGCGGCCGAACGAGGCGCGCAAGGCGGCGGACGAGGCCAAGATGCGCTTCGCGCACATCGACGGCGACCACCTCACGCTGCTCAACGTCTACCACGCCTTCAAACAGA acATGGAAGATCCGCACTGGTGTTATGACAACTTCATCAACTACCGCTCGCTGAAATCAGGAGACAACGTACGCCAACAACTTTCAAGAATTATGGACAG gtTTAATTTGAAGCGGACAAGCACAGAGTTCACAAGCAAAGATTACTATATTAACATAAGAAAAGCGCTCGTCAATGGATTTTTCATGCAG